One Candidatus Nitronauta litoralis genomic window, TGAGCGAAACACTTTTTGGTCCGACCCTGCATCAAATGCTATGTGCCCAATTCCGTAGTTTTATGAAGCGTTCGGGTTTTACCTCAGGTGAGAATACCCGGTTTGAAAAATACCTTTTAAGCCTTTCGCGCGATAAAAAACTGCTAGGTAAGCTACAGGGAATGATGGAAACGCAGGTGTCTGCCGAGGTTCTGCTGAAAGAGCTTTCCAGTCATTTCAAGAAGATTTTAAAAACCAAAGCCTGGATGCAGAAACAGTCCAAAAGCCCGGCAAACCTGTTTGCGAAAAATACTCTTCAATGCTTTCAGTTACAGCGTGAAATGGAGTTATTCAGTCTGACTCGTGATTGCACCCGAGAGGAATTTCTGGATCGTCTGGTGGAGTTCCACCTGTTTGGAAAAGATAAGACGGTCACCTTGCAAAGCAAGGAAAGTTCGAGGAAAAAACTGAATGTGGTTCAAGTGAGTCCATCCTATTTCGAAATCTACGAAGGGAAAAAACTCAAAGCAGAGTTGGATTTTAATGAAATAGACTCCCCCTTAATCCCGGAAACAATCAATCTCCTTGATCGGCCTTTTTTAGGTGCGACGTTTCTTGGAGTGGGGTCAGGGTTTTCTGCTAACCGTCGTAACAGCTGTATGATCCTTTGGGCTGAGGGAAAAGGCCTGATGGTGGATGCTTTTAGCGATAATAATGAAGCTCTGCTGGCGCACGGTATTACGGAAAACGATGTGGGCTCAATGTTTTTATCTCATGTGCATTCTGATCATGATGCCGGTTTTATTGAAAAAATTCTTTCAGGACAACGCCTGAAAGTGATGACCTCCCGCATCATTTTTGAAAGTTTTCTTCGAAAAATTGAAGCGATCACACTGTTTCCATGCGAAGTCATAGAAAGCTTTATTGATTTTATCGAATTAGAACCCAAGAAAAAAATAAAGCTGCCGGAATGTAAAAATACCTACATTGAGTTCGATTATTCCTTTCATTCAATTCCTTCAGGAAGGCTGGTCCTGACCTATAAAGATAAAAATGGGAAGGAAAAGAGTATCAGCCATTCGGGTGATACAAAGTATGATCGAGAGTTGATTCACCGTTGGTATGAACAGGGGATTTTTTCCCGGAACCGCTACCAGGCCATTATGGGGTTTATCTGGGATGCGGATTTGATCATACATGAGGTGGGAGGGGGGCAGCTGCATACCGAATTCGGTGCCTTAACGGAATTGAAGCCGGAAATAGCAAAGAAAATGATTCTGACCCATCAGCATAAAAGCTCCATCAACCACCCGTATTTCCATTTTGCTGATGAAGGCGAAACCAGGGCTGTGATCCCAATGCC contains:
- a CDS encoding cyclic nucleotide-binding domain-containing protein: MKELQSGYYSQAGILVLGVRVLDKKVKIYKGYNFRVLDIPGYEKITFGCPPGIVKDFARREEDLTSHYILPTRTLVKGKNNFDFEFIVYNFLFIRSQKSKINIYCTQDQKERFHAIMSETLFGPTLHQMLCAQFRSFMKRSGFTSGENTRFEKYLLSLSRDKKLLGKLQGMMETQVSAEVLLKELSSHFKKILKTKAWMQKQSKSPANLFAKNTLQCFQLQREMELFSLTRDCTREEFLDRLVEFHLFGKDKTVTLQSKESSRKKLNVVQVSPSYFEIYEGKKLKAELDFNEIDSPLIPETINLLDRPFLGATFLGVGSGFSANRRNSCMILWAEGKGLMVDAFSDNNEALLAHGITENDVGSMFLSHVHSDHDAGFIEKILSGQRLKVMTSRIIFESFLRKIEAITLFPCEVIESFIDFIELEPKKKIKLPECKNTYIEFDYSFHSIPSGRLVLTYKDKNGKEKSISHSGDTKYDRELIHRWYEQGIFSRNRYQAIMGFIWDADLIIHEVGGGQLHTEFGALTELKPEIAKKMILTHQHKSSINHPYFHFADEGETRAVIPMPKKKGPTTLEFLKEISLFQGVGASALKNLEKKSKAVHYNPGDTVFTKNDIGETFYVILDGFAEIILGGKMNAIYEKGMFFGELAITTDNPLRRGTVRALSKLTLLEISKKLYLDSGLPTIMDDFYRLDNHFSEVVRPSLVASLGFGSLAHWKKGEHIFPKKSEEAPVYLLLSGQVKVSCGKGKKIAFLSSGDIMGEISEWKTIVKKADILADSDKVFAVQLEPDQITQIFKLYPSFYGTVYQKIKKLEARLSKN